The following proteins come from a genomic window of Vicinamibacterales bacterium:
- a CDS encoding YpdA family putative bacillithiol disulfide reductase has translation MSVRDVIIIGAGPSGLATAIAAKHFGLDYLVLEKGALVDAIARFPTNMVFFTTPELLEIGGIPLTTPYDKPTRTEALRYYRKVVDVFQLQVSLFEEVTEVEAEADCFVVHTRNARGVTRVREARNVVLSMGYYGAPVMLDIPGEDLPHVSHFYREAHPYYRQRVVIVGGKNSAAEAALEIHRAGGHVTIVHRGAAFGDSIKYWVKPDIENRVKEGSIAAHFNANIAEIRPTEVVLDSGQTLPAEAVLLLTGYRADPEFMRKIGVEINPETLEPRYHADTYETNVPGLFVAGGQLAGKKTGTVFIENGRLHGEVIAKTLAARLRAPE, from the coding sequence ATGTCCGTTCGCGACGTCATCATCATCGGGGCCGGGCCGTCCGGGCTCGCCACCGCCATTGCCGCCAAGCACTTCGGCCTCGACTACCTCGTCCTCGAAAAGGGCGCGCTTGTGGACGCCATTGCGCGGTTTCCCACCAACATGGTGTTCTTCACCACGCCGGAGCTGCTGGAAATCGGTGGCATCCCGCTGACCACGCCGTACGACAAGCCGACGCGGACGGAGGCCTTGCGCTACTACCGGAAGGTGGTGGACGTGTTTCAGCTGCAGGTGTCGCTGTTCGAGGAAGTGACCGAGGTCGAGGCTGAGGCGGACTGTTTCGTCGTCCACACCCGGAACGCGCGCGGCGTGACGCGGGTGCGCGAGGCGCGCAACGTGGTGCTGTCGATGGGCTACTACGGCGCGCCGGTGATGCTGGACATCCCCGGCGAGGATCTGCCGCACGTCTCGCACTTCTACCGGGAAGCCCACCCCTATTACCGGCAACGCGTGGTGATTGTCGGCGGCAAGAACTCGGCGGCCGAAGCGGCGCTCGAGATCCATCGTGCCGGCGGACACGTGACGATCGTGCACCGCGGTGCGGCGTTCGGCGACTCGATCAAGTACTGGGTGAAGCCCGACATCGAGAACCGCGTGAAAGAAGGCTCCATCGCCGCCCACTTCAACGCCAACATCGCCGAGATTCGCCCGACCGAGGTGGTGCTCGATTCGGGGCAGACCCTGCCGGCCGAGGCGGTGTTGCTGCTGACGGGCTATCGCGCCGATCCGGAGTTCATGCGGAAGATCGGCGTCGAGATCAATCCCGAGACGCTGGAGCCGCGGTACCACGCGGACACCTACGAGACCAATGTTCCCGGGTTGTTCGTCGCGGGCGGGCAGCTGGCGGGGAAGAAGACGGGAACCGTGTTCATCGAGAACGGCCGGCTTCACGGCGAGGTGATCGCGAAGACGCTGGCCGCCC